A DNA window from Spirochaetota bacterium contains the following coding sequences:
- a CDS encoding phosphotransacetylase family protein, with translation MKKIVIASMREGAGKTSMVAGISAASGKKLGYIKPLGDRLVYKRKKNVDHDAMVVLKLLGIDAEPDSISLGFAHSKLRYKYDEQGTRKALAAMAESAGAGRDALLIEGGRDLAWGSSVNLDSLSVARSLSARLVMIASGDGDRVSDDLRFIKEYIDTSKVDFGGVIVNKIQDVDDFKSSFLPAIDKMGITVLGIVPFKEQLTSFTMNFLADRFIARVIAGEEGLANVVKHIFVGAMSTDESLRNPLFNKEQKLLITSGDRCDMIIAALDSDTVGVILTNNIVPPPNIISKAAEKKVPLLLVPYDTYDVTRQMDNFDALLTQDSAEKLRLLEQLVRDYVNIDAVIG, from the coding sequence ATGAAAAAGATAGTTATCGCTTCGATGCGCGAGGGCGCGGGCAAGACCAGCATGGTGGCCGGGATCTCCGCCGCCTCCGGCAAAAAGCTCGGATACATCAAGCCCCTGGGGGACCGCCTGGTGTACAAGCGGAAGAAGAACGTGGACCACGACGCCATGGTGGTGCTGAAGCTCCTGGGCATAGACGCCGAGCCGGACAGCATTTCCCTGGGATTCGCCCATTCGAAGCTCAGGTACAAGTACGACGAGCAGGGGACAAGGAAAGCACTGGCAGCCATGGCCGAATCGGCGGGAGCCGGCCGAGACGCCCTTCTGATCGAAGGGGGCCGCGACCTGGCCTGGGGCTCGTCGGTGAACCTGGATTCCCTTTCGGTGGCGCGCTCACTTTCTGCGCGGCTCGTTATGATCGCGAGCGGCGACGGGGACCGCGTTTCGGACGATCTGCGCTTTATAAAGGAATATATCGATACCTCAAAGGTCGATTTCGGCGGCGTCATCGTCAACAAGATACAGGATGTGGATGATTTCAAGAGCAGTTTCCTGCCCGCGATCGACAAGATGGGGATCACGGTCCTCGGCATCGTCCCTTTCAAGGAGCAGCTTACCAGCTTTACGATGAACTTTCTCGCCGACCGGTTCATCGCGCGGGTCATCGCCGGCGAAGAGGGGCTCGCCAACGTGGTGAAGCACATCTTCGTCGGCGCCATGTCGACGGACGAGTCGCTCCGCAATCCCCTCTTCAACAAGGAGCAGAAGCTCCTCATCACCAGCGGCGACCGGTGCGACATGATAATCGCGGCCCTTGACAGTGATACTGTGGGCGTTATCCTGACCAACAATATCGTGCCGCCTCCCAATATCATCAGCAAGGCAGCGGAAAAGAAGGTGCCGCTGCTGCTGGTTCCCTATGACACCTATGACGTGACGCGGCAGATGGACAATTTCGATGCTCTGCTCACGCAGGACAGCGCCGAGAAATTGAGACTCCTTGAACAGCTTGTCAGGGATTACGTCAATATTGACGCGGTCATAGGATAG
- a CDS encoding acetate--CoA ligase family protein, with protein sequence MKTNSGNIRYLFEPRSIAVIGASRDTDKIGYKIMNNIVSGGFGGAVYPVNPQGGEILGRPVFKSVEDIPGEVDMVSIVIPVKFVVDSVAACARKGVRIAQIITSGFAETGNVEEERKIVAIARDHDMRVLGPNIFGLYSSASSLNSTFSATGVQPGRVAILTQSGALGIALIGKTAVENIGLSTIVSIGNKCDIDEADLVDYLIGHEETGVILMYIEGVKNGERLIGALMRTTDRKPVVVIKSGRSKRGAMAAASHTGSLAGSDEIFDAIMKQCGVIRTDSIDEAFDWCKFLAFTPRPKGNRSVIITNGGGVGVMATDACERYGIDLYDDQGELAKSFEKVVPSFGSTKNPVDLTGGAGAKDYDLALTVPTKTAGMDATIALYCETATFESADLVPMIRETYKKHVDAEKPVCYAIVGGTAVNDAIIRLRNENVPVYGDVYTAVSCLGMMYRFERSRAEKSATIEEAAIDVDAINRIIDGALAEKRNFLLASEGSAVMRAAGVSIPRTQVAHSIEQAVRFAEEIGYPLVLKVVSRDILHKSDAGGVALDIDNKEEVMDAYEAIIQNCHAYDPNAVIDGIEVCEMVSKGTEIIVGARRDASFGPIVMCGFGGIYVEVMKDVAFRGYPFNRAEAMKMLKELRSFPLLLGVRGEARKDIEGLIDAMIKAGTIIRKCPRVTDIEINPVVVYEQARGHKAVDSRILITG encoded by the coding sequence ATGAAAACAAATAGCGGCAACATCCGGTACCTGTTTGAACCGCGCAGCATCGCCGTAATCGGCGCGTCGCGCGATACCGACAAGATCGGCTACAAGATCATGAATAATATCGTGTCGGGCGGATTCGGGGGCGCGGTCTATCCCGTCAATCCCCAGGGGGGCGAGATCCTGGGGCGCCCGGTGTTCAAAAGCGTGGAGGATATCCCCGGCGAGGTCGACATGGTCTCCATTGTCATACCGGTGAAGTTCGTCGTGGACTCGGTGGCGGCCTGCGCCAGGAAGGGCGTCAGGATTGCGCAGATAATTACGTCGGGCTTCGCCGAGACGGGCAATGTCGAGGAGGAGCGGAAGATCGTGGCCATTGCGCGGGACCATGACATGAGGGTGCTCGGGCCCAACATATTCGGCCTCTATTCGTCCGCGTCGTCTTTGAACTCGACTTTTTCCGCGACGGGCGTGCAGCCGGGGCGCGTGGCGATTCTCACCCAGAGCGGCGCCCTGGGGATAGCGCTGATCGGCAAGACCGCTGTGGAAAATATCGGCCTTTCGACCATCGTGTCGATCGGCAACAAGTGCGATATCGACGAGGCGGATCTTGTTGACTACCTCATCGGCCACGAGGAGACAGGGGTCATCCTGATGTACATCGAAGGGGTGAAGAACGGCGAGCGGCTCATCGGCGCGCTGATGAGGACCACGGACCGAAAGCCCGTGGTTGTTATAAAATCGGGACGGTCGAAGCGGGGCGCCATGGCGGCGGCCTCCCACACCGGCTCCCTGGCCGGGTCCGACGAGATCTTCGACGCAATCATGAAGCAGTGCGGCGTCATCCGCACGGACAGCATCGACGAGGCCTTTGACTGGTGCAAGTTCCTCGCCTTCACGCCGAGGCCGAAAGGCAACAGGAGCGTCATCATCACCAACGGGGGCGGCGTCGGCGTCATGGCCACGGACGCCTGCGAGCGCTACGGCATTGACCTCTACGACGACCAGGGCGAGCTCGCGAAATCCTTCGAGAAGGTGGTGCCGTCCTTCGGCTCCACCAAGAACCCGGTGGACCTGACCGGGGGCGCCGGCGCGAAGGACTATGACCTGGCCCTTACCGTGCCGACGAAAACGGCGGGCATGGACGCGACCATAGCCCTCTACTGCGAGACCGCCACCTTCGAATCGGCGGACCTGGTGCCGATGATTCGGGAAACGTACAAAAAACATGTCGACGCGGAAAAGCCGGTGTGCTACGCCATCGTCGGCGGCACGGCGGTCAACGACGCCATCATACGCCTGCGGAACGAGAACGTGCCGGTATACGGCGACGTGTACACGGCCGTCTCCTGCCTGGGGATGATGTACCGGTTCGAGCGCTCCCGGGCGGAGAAATCCGCGACGATCGAGGAGGCCGCGATAGACGTCGACGCCATCAACCGGATCATCGACGGGGCCCTGGCGGAGAAGCGCAATTTTCTCCTGGCCAGCGAGGGATCGGCGGTCATGCGGGCCGCCGGCGTGAGCATACCCCGGACGCAGGTGGCCCATTCGATCGAGCAGGCGGTGCGGTTCGCCGAGGAGATCGGCTACCCGCTGGTGCTCAAGGTGGTTTCCCGGGACATTCTGCACAAGAGCGACGCCGGGGGCGTGGCCCTCGATATCGACAACAAGGAAGAGGTCATGGACGCCTATGAGGCGATCATCCAGAACTGCCACGCCTATGACCCCAACGCGGTCATAGACGGCATCGAGGTGTGCGAGATGGTCTCCAAGGGAACGGAGATCATTGTGGGCGCTCGGCGGGACGCCTCCTTCGGCCCCATCGTCATGTGCGGCTTCGGCGGCATCTATGTTGAGGTCATGAAGGACGTGGCCTTCAGGGGATATCCCTTCAACCGCGCCGAGGCGATGAAGATGCTCAAGGAGCTGCGGTCGTTCCCGCTCCTCCTGGGCGTGCGCGGAGAGGCGCGGAAGGACATCGAGGGACTCATCGACGCCATGATAAAAGCCGGCACCATCATCCGGAAATGCCCGAGGGTGACCGATATCGAGATAAATCCCGTGGTCGTTTACGAGCAGGCGCGGGGCCACAAGGCGGTTGACAGCCGCATCCTGATTACAGGCTGA
- a CDS encoding GNAT family N-acetyltransferase, giving the protein MADPVENWKRKYPKKFALEEDIFSHIHRGERIFISTGCGEPQYLVQALTRYVGSNPRAFAEAQVMHVWTLGVAPYADQQFDYNFRHNSFFIGDNTRNSVNTGLADYTPIFLSNVPGLMRSGRIHIDVALIQTSLPDVNGFVSLGVSVDISKAAIEKAGIIIAQINEKMPRVHGDSFINIKDIDFVVHHDEELLEYSPKVPGNTAQEIGKYVSRIVSDGDTIQLGYGSLPNAILYNLKDKRHLGVHTELLTDSMVEFIRDGIIDNTRKVVNRGKTVAAFCMGSRPTYEFINDNPLIDFRSIDYTNDPTVIAAIDNMTAINSALQVDLTGQATAESIGSTFYSGIGGSADFMRGAVLSKGGKSILVMQSTARNGEVSRIVPFLETGAGVTMNRGDIHYIVTEYGVSYIHGKNIRERAMDLIGIAHPRFRPWLIEEAKRLNLIYRDQAFIPGEKGEYPEHLETTRRARSGVKVFMRPVKISDEDLVKDFFYSLSDKSLQRRFMTVHKDIPHKMRQKFVVIDYTKEMVILACVTKNDMEVIVGIGQYVKWHDKNYADVAFAVRDDYQKKGIGTELLDYITVLAKNEGLQGFTADVLGENKPMLHLFDKMHYQVEKRIEDGVYEYTITFGAGNENK; this is encoded by the coding sequence ATGGCGGATCCCGTTGAAAACTGGAAGAGGAAGTATCCGAAGAAGTTCGCATTAGAAGAGGACATATTCAGCCATATCCACAGGGGCGAAAGGATATTCATCAGCACCGGCTGCGGCGAGCCGCAGTACCTGGTTCAGGCCCTTACCCGCTATGTCGGCTCAAACCCCAGGGCCTTTGCCGAAGCCCAGGTGATGCACGTGTGGACCCTCGGCGTCGCCCCCTACGCAGACCAGCAGTTCGACTATAATTTCAGGCACAACTCCTTTTTCATCGGCGATAACACCAGGAATTCCGTGAACACCGGCCTGGCCGACTACACGCCCATTTTTCTTTCCAATGTGCCGGGCCTGATGAGGAGCGGCCGCATCCATATCGACGTGGCCCTTATCCAGACCTCCCTGCCCGACGTGAACGGCTTCGTGAGCCTGGGCGTCAGCGTGGACATTTCCAAGGCGGCCATCGAAAAGGCGGGGATCATCATCGCGCAGATAAACGAGAAAATGCCGCGGGTGCACGGCGATTCGTTTATTAACATAAAGGACATCGATTTCGTCGTTCACCATGACGAGGAACTTCTCGAGTATTCGCCCAAGGTGCCGGGGAACACCGCCCAGGAGATCGGCAAGTACGTGTCCCGCATCGTGAGCGACGGGGACACGATACAGCTCGGGTACGGAAGCCTCCCCAACGCGATCCTGTACAACCTTAAGGACAAGCGGCACCTGGGGGTTCACACGGAGCTCCTCACCGACTCTATGGTCGAGTTCATCAGGGACGGGATCATCGACAATACCCGGAAGGTCGTCAACCGCGGCAAGACCGTCGCGGCGTTCTGCATGGGCTCGCGCCCGACCTACGAGTTCATTAACGACAACCCGCTGATCGATTTCCGCTCCATCGATTACACCAATGACCCCACGGTCATAGCCGCCATCGACAACATGACTGCCATCAACAGCGCTCTCCAGGTCGACCTGACCGGGCAGGCCACGGCGGAATCGATCGGGAGCACCTTCTACAGCGGGATCGGGGGGAGCGCCGATTTCATGAGGGGCGCGGTTCTCTCGAAGGGAGGCAAGAGCATCCTGGTGATGCAGTCCACGGCGCGGAACGGCGAGGTGTCCCGCATCGTGCCGTTCCTTGAAACCGGCGCCGGCGTCACCATGAACCGCGGCGACATCCATTACATCGTGACGGAATACGGCGTGAGCTACATCCACGGTAAAAACATCCGGGAGCGGGCCATGGACCTCATCGGCATCGCCCATCCCCGATTCAGGCCCTGGCTCATCGAGGAGGCGAAGCGCCTGAACCTGATCTACCGCGACCAGGCCTTCATTCCCGGGGAGAAGGGCGAGTACCCGGAGCACCTGGAGACGACGAGGCGCGCCAGGTCGGGCGTTAAGGTCTTCATGAGGCCGGTGAAGATCAGCGACGAGGACCTGGTGAAGGATTTCTTCTATTCGCTCTCGGACAAGAGCCTGCAGCGCCGCTTCATGACGGTGCACAAGGACATCCCCCACAAGATGCGGCAGAAATTCGTGGTGATCGATTACACGAAGGAGATGGTGATCCTGGCCTGCGTCACCAAGAACGACATGGAAGTGATCGTCGGCATAGGGCAGTACGTGAAATGGCATGACAAGAACTACGCGGACGTCGCCTTCGCCGTCCGGGACGATTATCAGAAAAAGGGTATCGGGACCGAGCTCCTTGATTACATTACCGTGCTGGCGAAGAACGAGGGCCTGCAGGGGTTCACGGCCGATGTCCTCGGCGAAAACAAGCCGATGCTCCATCTATTCGACAAGATGCATTACCAGGTCGAAAAAAGGATAGAGGACGGCGTGTATGAATACACCATAACATTCGGGGCTGGAAATGAAAACAAATAG
- a CDS encoding response regulator, with protein MQNDKRILIIDDDPDLLSSLKITLESAGYRVLAAGSAAEGVKLFTENNPDLIFSDIMMEKIDAGIRLVREIREKNKKVPIYLLSDIGRLTATNLDIHEIGASGTLQKPFDPDEVLRIVRQNVGE; from the coding sequence ATGCAGAACGATAAGCGTATCCTGATAATCGATGATGATCCTGATTTATTGTCGTCGCTGAAGATTACCCTGGAGTCAGCCGGTTACCGGGTCCTTGCCGCGGGAAGTGCCGCCGAGGGGGTAAAGCTTTTTACGGAAAACAATCCTGATCTGATCTTTTCCGATATCATGATGGAAAAGATTGATGCCGGAATACGCCTCGTCCGCGAAATCCGGGAAAAAAACAAGAAAGTCCCCATCTATCTCCTGAGCGATATCGGCAGGCTCACGGCCACCAACCTGGATATCCATGAGATCGGGGCAAGCGGGACGCTGCAGAAGCCCTTTGACCCGGATGAAGTGCTGCGAATCGTCCGGCAGAACGTCGGCGAATAG
- a CDS encoding response regulator, which translates to MDPTTKILIIDDEDIVVRSCLRILKNDSYEIDSARSGDEGLRLTKEKDYDIVITDLKMPGLTGMDVLATLRKNKPGVTVIIFTGYATVENVREALKMGAFDYIPKPFTNEELRSVVDNAVKSREKSSDADMLDLMAIVSHEMKSPVSAVHSTAETLYRGYLGNLDSEQQKTVEKILRNCQYLEDIIRSYIDLSKMDIDKLESFSQNIDLVADVIQPVIEIPEYADNLKKMPILTEYAVRPRVNGDPNLLKIVVTNLVNNAIKYGNEKTPVRVSVTGEKDAVRVSIRNEGVGISREDMDQRLFEKFGRLKQKGTEGVKGSGLGLYICRKIVEKHHGRIWVESKAGEYADFCFTLDKKNAAPRAHLKEDFDAER; encoded by the coding sequence ATGGATCCCACAACTAAAATACTCATCATCGACGACGAGGATATCGTTGTGAGAAGCTGCCTCAGGATCCTCAAAAACGACTCCTACGAGATAGACTCGGCCCGTTCCGGGGACGAGGGCCTCCGTCTCACTAAGGAAAAGGACTATGATATCGTCATTACGGACCTGAAAATGCCCGGTCTGACCGGCATGGATGTGCTGGCCACGCTGAGGAAGAACAAACCGGGGGTGACCGTCATCATTTTTACCGGTTACGCGACCGTGGAAAACGTCCGGGAGGCCCTCAAGATGGGCGCCTTTGACTACATTCCGAAGCCCTTCACCAACGAGGAACTCAGGTCCGTGGTTGACAACGCGGTGAAGTCCCGCGAGAAGAGCTCGGACGCCGACATGCTCGACCTGATGGCCATCGTTTCCCACGAGATGAAGAGCCCCGTATCGGCGGTTCACTCCACCGCGGAGACTTTATACCGGGGATACCTGGGGAACCTCGATTCGGAACAGCAGAAGACCGTTGAGAAGATCCTGCGCAACTGTCAGTACCTTGAGGACATCATCCGAAGCTACATCGACCTTTCGAAAATGGATATAGACAAACTTGAATCCTTCTCGCAGAACATCGACCTGGTCGCCGACGTCATCCAGCCGGTCATCGAGATACCGGAATACGCGGACAATCTGAAAAAAATGCCGATCCTCACCGAGTACGCGGTCAGGCCGCGGGTGAACGGCGACCCGAATCTCTTGAAGATCGTGGTGACCAATCTCGTCAATAACGCGATTAAGTACGGGAACGAGAAGACCCCGGTGAGGGTCAGCGTCACCGGGGAGAAGGACGCCGTACGGGTGTCGATACGGAACGAGGGCGTCGGGATATCCCGGGAGGATATGGATCAGCGCCTGTTCGAGAAGTTCGGCCGCCTCAAGCAAAAAGGAACCGAGGGCGTCAAGGGCTCGGGCCTCGGCCTTTACATATGCAGGAAGATCGTTGAAAAACATCACGGCCGGATATGGGTCGAATCAAAGGCGGGCGAGTATGCCGACTTCTGCTTCACCCTGGACAAAAAAAACGCGGCGCCAAGGGCGCATCTCAAGGAGGATTTTGATGCAGAACGATAA
- a CDS encoding cache domain-containing protein, whose protein sequence is MKVPFKANISTKLVISLMSVVAISGISSILLSRYLIIDNVVGQAYEEMQSHLNTARHIYNERIQLISLFINHLSSLGYLQSAIIQNNRPLMIEKLREVKNELAIDIMTITDGTGRVIARANSFDGYGDDMSGDRFVRYVLENKKPCSGTDIMAREYLIRESKMLADRAFIRLYPTPRARSLDKAYEYNGMCLKAAAPVMSEGRLVGVIYGAKLLNRNYELVDGIKKLLFRDERIGGFDIGTLTIFMDDIRISTNVKMDDGGRAVGTRVSEEVYRQVFEKGNVWLDKAFVVNNWYISGYSPIYDIDRKVIGILYVGILEEKYNRISRNATIFSLVVILVSVGVAALLSIYLVRGIITPIRHLVSASQQMADGDYTRKIEVISTDEMGYLCTTFNRMIDAIADRDRKLKERTEMQVAQSEKLASLGRLASGIAHEINNPLTGVLSFSQSLYEEIKDPAHREDLKVIIDETMRCRDIVREILDFARETRIDKRPGSINRVIIDSFAILEKHGNFKHIKIKKDLAENLPEINIDVNQIKSVFNNLAVNAADAMYDGGELTVKTRFDPAGNKIIATVSDTGMGIKKEDLSKIYDPFFTTKETGKGTGLGLSVTYSIIQRHNGTIGVESAEGKGTVFTIEFPVDAGDAAAKVNE, encoded by the coding sequence ATGAAAGTGCCTTTCAAGGCGAACATCAGCACCAAGCTTGTTATCAGCCTCATGTCAGTTGTAGCCATCAGCGGTATAAGCTCCATTTTGCTCAGCCGCTATCTCATCATCGACAACGTGGTTGGACAGGCCTATGAAGAGATGCAGAGCCACCTTAACACGGCCCGGCATATATACAATGAACGAATTCAGCTGATCAGCCTTTTCATCAACCACCTGTCATCCCTGGGGTATCTTCAAAGCGCCATCATCCAAAATAACCGTCCCCTGATGATAGAAAAGCTCAGGGAAGTGAAAAACGAGCTCGCCATAGATATCATGACGATTACCGACGGGACCGGCAGGGTCATTGCGCGCGCCAACAGTTTCGACGGCTACGGCGATGATATGAGCGGGGACCGCTTTGTCCGGTATGTCCTCGAGAATAAAAAACCGTGCTCCGGCACCGATATCATGGCAAGGGAATATCTCATCCGTGAAAGCAAAATGCTCGCGGACCGGGCGTTCATAAGGCTTTATCCCACGCCCCGTGCGCGTTCTCTCGACAAGGCCTATGAGTACAACGGCATGTGCCTGAAAGCCGCAGCCCCGGTGATGAGCGAAGGGCGGCTTGTGGGCGTGATCTACGGCGCGAAGCTGCTGAACAGGAACTATGAGCTGGTGGATGGGATCAAAAAGCTCCTCTTCAGGGACGAGCGTATAGGCGGTTTCGATATCGGCACCCTGACCATTTTCATGGACGATATAAGGATATCCACCAATGTAAAGATGGACGACGGCGGGAGGGCGGTGGGGACGCGGGTGTCGGAAGAGGTCTACCGGCAGGTATTTGAAAAAGGCAATGTGTGGCTTGACAAGGCCTTCGTGGTCAATAACTGGTACATTTCCGGCTACAGCCCGATCTATGACATCGACCGAAAAGTCATCGGCATACTCTATGTGGGCATCCTCGAGGAGAAATACAACAGGATTTCCCGCAACGCAACCATCTTTTCTCTCGTTGTCATCCTGGTGTCCGTGGGCGTCGCCGCGCTCCTGTCGATCTACCTGGTCCGGGGGATCATCACGCCGATCCGCCACCTGGTGTCAGCCTCACAGCAGATGGCCGATGGCGATTATACCAGGAAAATCGAGGTCATCTCCACCGATGAAATGGGGTACCTCTGCACGACATTCAACAGGATGATCGATGCCATCGCGGACCGGGACCGGAAGCTGAAAGAACGGACCGAAATGCAGGTGGCCCAATCGGAAAAACTGGCCTCCCTGGGACGACTCGCTTCGGGGATTGCCCATGAAATCAACAACCCGTTGACGGGTGTGCTGTCCTTCAGCCAATCCCTCTATGAAGAGATCAAGGATCCGGCGCACAGGGAAGATCTCAAGGTCATCATCGATGAGACCATGCGGTGCCGTGATATCGTCAGGGAAATTCTTGATTTCGCCCGTGAGACCAGGATCGATAAGAGACCGGGAAGCATAAACAGGGTTATTATAGACTCGTTCGCGATACTGGAAAAGCACGGCAATTTTAAGCATATAAAGATTAAAAAAGATTTGGCAGAAAATCTCCCGGAGATTAATATAGATGTCAATCAGATCAAATCCGTTTTCAACAACCTGGCGGTAAACGCGGCCGACGCGATGTATGACGGCGGCGAACTGACCGTGAAGACGAGGTTTGACCCGGCGGGCAATAAGATAATCGCCACGGTTTCCGATACGGGCATGGGCATAAAAAAGGAAGATCTTTCGAAAATTTACGATCCCTTTTTTACGACCAAGGAAACCGGCAAAGGGACCGGGCTGGGCCTGTCGGTCACCTACAGCATCATCCAGCGTCACAACGGGACTATCGGCGTGGAGAGCGCGGAGGGGAAGGGCACCGTGTTCACCATCGAGTTCCCCGTCGACGCGGGGGACGCCGCGGCGAAAGTCAACGAGTGA
- a CDS encoding response regulator transcription factor: MEHKKILIVDDHPLLRQGIKQVIEIEEDLKVIGEASSANEAIDMINRDKPDIAIVDITLAGNVSGIELVKSINERFPEIKSLVLTMHDESLYAERAIRAGARGYIMKEVASKNIINAIRTILNDELFLSENISKKIIDKLVRGSADTIGISVENLSNREFEIFQLIGNGFSTKEMAKKLNLSIYTVESHKKNIKEKLKLKNSSDLAKYAIQWVIMQNK; this comes from the coding sequence TTGGAACACAAGAAAATTCTGATCGTAGACGACCATCCCCTGCTGCGCCAGGGCATCAAGCAGGTCATCGAGATCGAAGAGGACCTGAAGGTCATCGGCGAGGCGTCGAGCGCCAACGAGGCCATCGATATGATCAACCGCGACAAACCGGATATTGCCATCGTGGACATCACCCTGGCCGGCAACGTGAGCGGCATCGAGCTGGTAAAGTCGATAAACGAGCGTTTTCCCGAGATCAAGTCGCTGGTCCTCACCATGCACGACGAGTCCCTCTATGCCGAGCGCGCCATACGGGCCGGCGCCCGGGGCTATATCATGAAAGAGGTGGCGTCGAAGAACATCATTAACGCCATCCGCACCATACTCAACGATGAGCTGTTTTTAAGCGAAAACATATCCAAGAAGATCATAGATAAGCTGGTACGGGGGTCGGCCGACACCATCGGCATATCCGTTGAGAACCTGAGCAACCGGGAATTCGAGATATTCCAGCTTATCGGGAACGGCTTCAGCACCAAGGAGATGGCGAAAAAGCTGAATCTTAGCATATACACGGTTGAAAGCCATAAAAAAAACATAAAAGAAAAGCTCAAGCTTAAGAATTCCTCCGACCTTGCCAAATACGCCATACAGTGGGTGATCATGCAGAATAAGTAG
- a CDS encoding acyl--CoA ligase — protein sequence MSSRGKAMVLGDLLLKHAKENPSAEAIVFKEVRLNYGTFNRESDRIAAGLLKMGISKGDRIGIYLSSRPEFLFIYLAAAKIGAIAVPVSWRFTPPEIKFVINDAGISLLFTMAGFSGMDFLKNLEQIRPETPCLKHVVILDGGAPGAAMTPYVHLLREPDHSLRKASASVSPDDTVLLLYTSGTTGVPKAAMLTHGNLIAYSEGMISSSGAENGDSVLLNVPMNHVGGAVMAMMCCLYLGNKLVLMDAFVPEETLKTIEREKIAVIGQVPAQYALELINPIVGKCDFSSVKIALVSGQSCPADLISRIRERMGVLPRNAYGLTEVSGAITFTRPDHGEEKIRNSVGRPMEGITIAVMDDKNNPLPAGSIGEIAVAGPTVMKGYWNRPDENRKAFDEKGFFRTGDMGMIDGEGFLVLSGRKKEMYIRGGENVYPPEVEEAIAKHPNVMISAVVGRPDPVMGEVGRAYIIPKPGTAITPEEIKAFLADKLAKFKIPEDIIFRNNLPVSPIGKVKKLDLYEEIGREFKMK from the coding sequence GTGAGTTCAAGGGGGAAGGCCATGGTCCTGGGCGATCTGCTGTTGAAACATGCGAAGGAGAATCCCTCCGCGGAAGCCATCGTGTTCAAGGAGGTGCGGCTGAACTACGGCACCTTCAACCGCGAATCGGACCGTATCGCCGCGGGACTGCTGAAGATGGGAATCTCAAAGGGGGACCGCATCGGGATATATCTCTCCAGCAGGCCCGAATTTCTCTTCATATACCTTGCCGCGGCCAAGATCGGCGCCATCGCGGTGCCCGTGAGCTGGCGCTTCACCCCGCCGGAGATCAAGTTCGTCATCAACGACGCGGGTATATCGCTTCTTTTCACCATGGCCGGCTTTTCCGGCATGGACTTCCTGAAAAACCTTGAACAGATACGGCCGGAGACCCCGTGCCTTAAGCATGTCGTGATCCTCGACGGGGGCGCTCCCGGCGCCGCCATGACCCCCTACGTGCACCTGCTGCGGGAGCCGGACCATTCCCTGCGCAAGGCGTCGGCGTCCGTGTCGCCGGATGACACGGTCCTCCTCCTGTACACGTCCGGCACCACGGGGGTGCCCAAGGCGGCCATGCTCACCCACGGCAACCTAATCGCCTATTCCGAGGGGATGATCTCCTCGTCCGGAGCGGAGAATGGCGATTCGGTGCTCCTCAACGTGCCCATGAACCACGTGGGGGGCGCGGTCATGGCCATGATGTGCTGCCTGTACCTGGGCAACAAGCTCGTGCTGATGGACGCCTTCGTGCCGGAGGAGACGCTGAAAACGATTGAACGGGAAAAGATAGCCGTTATCGGCCAGGTGCCGGCCCAGTACGCCCTGGAGCTCATCAACCCCATTGTCGGGAAGTGCGATTTCAGCTCCGTCAAGATCGCCCTGGTGTCCGGGCAGTCATGCCCGGCGGACCTGATCTCCCGGATCAGGGAGAGGATGGGGGTCCTGCCACGCAACGCCTACGGCCTCACCGAGGTGAGCGGCGCCATCACCTTCACGCGGCCCGATCACGGGGAGGAAAAGATACGGAACAGCGTTGGCCGTCCCATGGAAGGGATAACAATCGCCGTCATGGACGATAAGAACAACCCGCTCCCGGCAGGCAGCATCGGCGAAATCGCCGTGGCGGGCCCCACGGTGATGAAGGGCTACTGGAACAGGCCGGACGAGAACAGGAAGGCCTTTGACGAGAAGGGATTCTTCCGCACCGGCGACATGGGCATGATCGACGGGGAGGGATTCCTGGTCCTGAGCGGCAGGAAAAAGGAGATGTATATCCGCGGCGGCGAGAACGTGTATCCGCCGGAGGTGGAGGAGGCCATCGCGAAGCACCCCAACGTCATGATCTCGGCAGTGGTGGGGCGGCCTGACCCGGTCATGGGCGAGGTGGGGCGGGCCTATATCATCCCGAAGCCCGGCACGGCCATCACGCCGGAGGAGATCAAGGCCTTTCTCGCGGACAAGCTGGCCAAGTTCAAGATCCCCGAAGACATAATCTTCCGCAACAACCTGCCGGTTTCGCCCATAGGCAAGGTAAAGAAACTGGACCTGTACGAGGAGATCGGCAGGGAGTTTAAGATGAAATGA